A stretch of the Neptunomonas phycophila genome encodes the following:
- a CDS encoding DUF3108 domain-containing protein codes for MRQLISGVVLSGILLCPTAQADVTAYKATYASEFDIGIAMSGELTRSLRQTSNGQWLFSTNAEAMIASIKENTSVTFSNDHVVPHTYLYKRKVLGKTREAKLTFDWNNNQVTNDVEKKPWTMQVPDGTQDKLSYQLQMRLDLISGKKGPFSYQIADGGRLKTYDFNIIGSEKITSPMGEYDAIKVEMDRGTDAKRETYIWYAPALDYMIIKLKQTEPDGKTYALQLKSLETE; via the coding sequence TTGCGCCAGCTTATATCCGGTGTAGTACTCTCTGGAATTTTACTATGCCCTACTGCACAAGCAGATGTGACCGCATACAAGGCGACCTATGCTTCTGAATTTGACATCGGCATTGCTATGTCTGGAGAGCTTACTCGGTCACTTCGTCAAACATCCAACGGTCAATGGCTCTTTTCAACCAATGCTGAAGCAATGATCGCTTCTATTAAAGAGAATACATCCGTTACTTTTTCCAACGATCATGTTGTTCCTCATACTTACCTTTACAAGCGTAAAGTGCTGGGTAAAACACGCGAGGCCAAACTGACCTTTGATTGGAATAATAACCAAGTTACCAATGATGTTGAAAAAAAGCCTTGGACTATGCAAGTTCCCGATGGAACCCAAGATAAGTTAAGTTATCAGCTACAAATGCGCTTGGATCTCATATCTGGTAAGAAAGGCCCTTTTAGCTATCAAATAGCCGATGGCGGGCGCCTAAAGACCTATGATTTTAATATTATCGGTTCTGAAAAAATCACCTCACCCATGGGTGAGTATGACGCCATCAAAGTAGAGATGGATAGAGGGACGGATGCCAAACGTGAAACTTATATTTGGTACGCACCTGCCCTTGATTACATGATCATTAAGCTCAAGCAAACAGAGCCTGATGGCAAAACCTATGCTCTACAACTTAAATCACTAGAAACTGAATAA
- the purN gene encoding phosphoribosylglycinamide formyltransferase, producing the protein MSTKRIVVLISGSGSNLQAIINAIDAGHIHGRIEHVISNKADAYGLVRAEQAGISYSVIDHKAFDSRESFDAHTRQVIDKYAPDLVVLAGFMRILSAAFVQHYHGKMLNIHPSLLPKYKGLHTHKRALEAGDNEHGCTVHFVTEELDGGPLLVQACVPVSSDDTEASLQAKVHQREHVAYPLAVELICADRIRFDEAGIFLDDELLPPSGFRLAYDA; encoded by the coding sequence ATGTCCACAAAACGGATCGTCGTACTGATCTCGGGTAGTGGCTCAAACCTGCAAGCAATTATTAACGCAATCGATGCGGGTCATATTCATGGCCGCATCGAACACGTTATCAGCAACAAAGCAGATGCCTACGGCCTAGTACGCGCAGAACAAGCCGGTATTTCATACTCGGTTATTGATCACAAAGCCTTTGACAGTCGCGAATCATTTGACGCCCACACCCGTCAAGTGATCGACAAGTATGCACCTGACCTTGTAGTACTAGCGGGTTTTATGCGGATTTTATCCGCCGCATTTGTTCAGCATTATCACGGGAAAATGCTCAACATACACCCTTCGCTACTACCAAAATACAAAGGTTTACACACGCACAAACGGGCCCTAGAGGCTGGCGATAATGAACATGGCTGCACCGTACACTTTGTAACTGAAGAGTTAGACGGCGGCCCATTGCTAGTACAAGCTTGTGTTCCTGTATCCTCTGACGATACTGAAGCTTCCCTTCAGGCCAAAGTCCACCAGCGAGAGCATGTAGCTTATCCACTGGCCGTAGAACTTATTTGTGCTGACCGCATTCGATTTGACGAGGCAGGTATCTTTCTGGATGATGAACTTTTACCACCTTCTGGATTCAGATTAGCATACGACGCGTAA
- the dsbD gene encoding protein-disulfide reductase DsbD: MLKRVRELCGILVVVCSCVVSMESYAGFFDQKSSSSDSGPLPVEQAFIFQPSIEADGRVLLHWQIADGYYLYRDRITLDLPQNVDLVERINAPSESKDDPLFGQVEVYHNAANVTVQLGALSAEVLPNSEVMVSYQGCWEGGICYPPVKTPLAVGDIPPATAVSSISPPENEVLSENEPAPFVSEQDRFAALLSGSGLMLTLGLFFVAGLALSLTPCVFPMIPIISSIIAGHGHRITTARAFWLSLVYVLAVAITYTVAGVLAGLFGANIQAAFQNTWVISLFTLVFVALALAMFGFYQLQLPAALQTKLSGVSHQQKGGSTLSVALMGFLSALIVGPCMAAPLAGALIYIGQTGDPLVGGLALFSLSLGMGVPLILVGLSAGKLLPKAGDWMDAIKSGFGVVLLLMAVWMLDRIVDIKITMLLTAIILIISAVYMGTMDTIADSSKRWLKLWKGVGLILLIYATSLLVGLLSGSQSFITPLKGLSVSTSVASQEHLSFARVTEPSELEAVLASAKASKRPVLLDFYADWCVSCIELDMITFADAGVQQRLAQYERVKVDVTANDDNAKALSKRYSVIGPPALIFYDAQGRLQSDYTVVGFMEPKAFIEHLDRL, encoded by the coding sequence GTGTTAAAACGTGTACGTGAATTGTGTGGCATATTAGTTGTAGTTTGCAGTTGCGTTGTTTCAATGGAAAGCTATGCAGGTTTTTTTGATCAAAAATCTTCCTCGTCAGATTCGGGGCCGTTGCCAGTTGAGCAGGCTTTTATTTTTCAGCCATCAATCGAAGCAGATGGTCGTGTTTTACTGCATTGGCAAATAGCCGATGGGTACTATCTATATCGTGACCGTATAACGTTAGATCTCCCTCAAAATGTCGATCTTGTTGAGCGAATAAACGCTCCTTCTGAGAGTAAAGACGATCCTCTATTTGGACAGGTTGAGGTTTATCATAATGCTGCAAATGTTACCGTCCAACTCGGAGCGCTGAGCGCTGAGGTACTACCTAATTCTGAGGTGATGGTCAGTTATCAAGGGTGTTGGGAAGGCGGTATTTGCTATCCACCCGTTAAAACGCCATTAGCTGTTGGTGATATTCCTCCCGCTACTGCGGTAAGTTCTATATCACCGCCTGAAAATGAAGTGCTTAGTGAAAATGAGCCGGCCCCGTTTGTAAGCGAGCAAGACCGCTTTGCTGCTTTGTTGTCTGGTAGTGGGCTTATGTTAACTTTGGGGCTGTTTTTTGTTGCTGGATTGGCGTTATCGTTAACACCGTGTGTGTTTCCTATGATCCCTATTATCTCCAGTATTATTGCAGGGCATGGGCACCGAATAACTACGGCTAGAGCATTTTGGTTGTCGCTGGTTTATGTGTTGGCTGTAGCGATTACTTATACCGTTGCCGGGGTGTTAGCGGGTTTGTTTGGAGCCAATATTCAAGCAGCGTTCCAAAATACGTGGGTCATTTCTTTATTCACGTTGGTGTTCGTTGCGCTGGCATTAGCTATGTTTGGATTTTACCAGTTGCAATTGCCGGCGGCTTTGCAGACTAAGTTATCTGGAGTTAGTCATCAGCAAAAAGGAGGAAGCACGCTCAGTGTCGCCTTAATGGGTTTTTTATCTGCTCTGATTGTCGGGCCATGCATGGCAGCGCCATTGGCTGGTGCGTTGATTTATATCGGTCAGACCGGAGATCCCTTGGTGGGAGGGCTAGCATTGTTCTCCCTTAGTTTAGGTATGGGAGTGCCTTTGATTCTGGTCGGGTTGTCCGCGGGTAAGCTGTTGCCTAAAGCGGGGGACTGGATGGACGCGATTAAATCCGGCTTTGGCGTTGTATTGTTGCTAATGGCAGTGTGGATGCTTGATCGTATCGTCGATATTAAAATCACTATGCTGCTGACAGCCATTATATTAATTATATCAGCTGTCTATATGGGGACTATGGACACTATTGCTGACAGTAGTAAGCGGTGGTTAAAGCTCTGGAAGGGCGTTGGCTTAATTCTGTTGATTTATGCGACTTCATTACTAGTTGGCTTATTATCCGGCTCGCAAAGTTTTATTACTCCTCTAAAAGGTTTGTCAGTTTCAACAAGTGTTGCTAGCCAAGAGCACTTAAGCTTTGCTCGTGTTACGGAACCGAGTGAACTCGAAGCCGTTTTAGCATCGGCTAAAGCGTCTAAACGTCCTGTTCTGTTGGATTTTTATGCGGATTGGTGTGTATCCTGTATTGAGCTGGATATGATTACTTTTGCCGATGCTGGAGTTCAGCAGCGATTGGCTCAATATGAGCGTGTAAAAGTAGATGTTACGGCTAATGATGATAATGCTAAGGCGCTGAGTAAGCGGTACTCAGTTATTGGACCGCCGGCGTTAATTTTTTATGATGCCCAAGGCCGGTTACAATCAGATTACACGGTAGTTGGCTTTATGGAGCCAAAAGCGTTTATTGAGCATTTAGATAGGCTATAA
- the mltA gene encoding murein transglycosylase A — protein sequence MPFAHLKTPLLITLTCLWMTGCSTVKQDTSTEHPAAGIGDPICWSQLPNWHEDTALQAIPALESQCPRLGKQSEWSNFCEALTNHTPIDEEGIRQLLENHFVPHRINGNNGNNRGLFTGYYEPTLNGSYQRSDRYHYPLYQRPPSMLQLELGSRFPDLKNQRVRGLLKGNKVVPFYDRATIDGANKPLAGNEILWVDDADAAFFLHIQGSGRVQLPDGTMVAVGYADQNGQPYVAIGKILIERGELTPQEVSLQTINDWLKSHPKEADELKNHNPSYVFFTLRNDVESGPRGSLNVPLTQERSVAVDRRVIPLGTPLWINTTLPDNTPYQRLMVAQDTGGAINGPIRADIFFGRGNRAEKLAGEMKQKGEIYALIPKESSKSAESAECK from the coding sequence ATGCCATTCGCTCATTTAAAGACCCCACTACTTATCACGCTAACCTGCCTATGGATGACAGGCTGCTCGACTGTTAAGCAAGATACATCTACAGAACATCCAGCAGCCGGTATTGGCGACCCTATATGTTGGAGTCAGCTACCAAATTGGCATGAAGATACAGCTTTACAAGCCATACCGGCGCTTGAAAGCCAATGCCCTCGTTTGGGAAAGCAAAGCGAGTGGTCAAACTTTTGTGAAGCCCTAACCAATCACACGCCGATCGATGAAGAAGGCATTCGCCAACTACTAGAAAATCACTTTGTACCGCATCGCATCAATGGCAATAACGGTAATAACCGCGGCCTGTTTACAGGCTATTATGAACCCACACTCAATGGCAGTTACCAAAGATCAGATCGCTATCATTACCCGCTCTACCAACGCCCGCCTTCAATGCTACAACTGGAATTAGGCTCCCGTTTCCCTGATCTAAAAAATCAGCGTGTCAGAGGTCTATTGAAAGGCAATAAAGTAGTACCCTTTTATGATAGAGCGACGATTGATGGGGCAAACAAACCACTGGCCGGTAATGAAATATTATGGGTAGACGATGCGGATGCCGCTTTTTTCTTACATATTCAAGGTTCCGGACGTGTCCAACTTCCTGATGGCACAATGGTAGCCGTAGGTTACGCTGACCAAAATGGTCAACCTTATGTTGCTATTGGCAAAATCCTCATTGAGCGAGGAGAGCTAACACCACAAGAAGTTTCGTTACAGACCATCAACGATTGGCTAAAGTCACACCCCAAAGAAGCGGATGAACTCAAAAACCATAACCCAAGCTATGTATTCTTCACTTTACGCAACGATGTAGAATCAGGGCCAAGGGGATCCCTCAATGTTCCTCTGACTCAAGAGAGAAGTGTTGCCGTTGATCGTAGAGTCATCCCTTTAGGTACACCGCTATGGATTAACACCACACTCCCTGACAACACCCCCTACCAACGCCTGATGGTTGCTCAAGATACAGGAGGAGCGATTAACGGCCCAATTAGAGCAGATATATTTTTTGGCCGCGGCAATCGCGCCGAAAAATTAGCGGGTGAGATGAAACAAAAGGGAGAAATATACGCTCTAATACCTAAAGAAAGCTCAAAAAGCGCCGAAAGTGCAGAGTGTAAGTAG
- a CDS encoding YfcL family protein, which produces MSMLNGEQLYNWLLQQEAEGDDDRRFYSSYLLGHVSLAIAETEEAPSQFKNQLYHCVEEALGIDKLSEADIIGIRELLKQGADQASNQLSPA; this is translated from the coding sequence ATGTCTATGCTAAACGGCGAACAACTTTACAACTGGCTTTTACAACAAGAAGCTGAAGGCGATGATGATCGCCGTTTCTACTCAAGCTATTTGCTAGGCCACGTTAGTCTCGCCATCGCCGAAACAGAAGAAGCACCAAGCCAATTCAAAAACCAACTCTACCACTGCGTCGAAGAGGCACTAGGAATTGATAAATTGAGCGAGGCAGATATTATTGGCATACGAGAGCTACTCAAACAAGGAGCTGATCAAGCATCCAATCAGCTCTCGCCTGCTTAG
- the hda gene encoding DnaA regulatory inactivator Hda, translating to MNSANAPQQLPLGVSLQDEARFENFMTGENGLVCSMLRQAAEGRGEQFLYIWGYEGVGCSHLLQAACHTAEPLKRTAVYLPLADLISLSPVILEGMEHLNLVCVDNVEAIAGNKVWEEALFHLYNRIRQEQNTLIVAANTPPRQLTIKLPDLVSRLSWGGVFSVSELDDEGKAAAIAMRAKIRGFELTEEVAKYLVHHASRNMSDLCLMLERLDKASLMAQRKVTIPFIKQEMGW from the coding sequence ATGAACAGCGCTAATGCGCCTCAGCAACTGCCTTTAGGCGTTTCCCTTCAAGACGAGGCTCGGTTTGAAAACTTTATGACCGGGGAAAATGGTCTTGTGTGCTCTATGCTGCGACAAGCGGCAGAAGGCAGAGGCGAGCAATTCCTGTATATCTGGGGTTATGAAGGAGTGGGGTGTTCCCATTTGCTACAAGCCGCTTGCCATACTGCAGAGCCGCTAAAGCGTACAGCTGTCTATTTACCATTAGCTGATTTGATCTCTTTAAGTCCCGTTATTTTAGAAGGGATGGAGCATCTTAACTTGGTGTGCGTAGATAATGTGGAAGCAATTGCGGGGAATAAAGTGTGGGAGGAAGCACTTTTTCATCTTTATAACCGCATCCGGCAAGAACAAAACACGCTTATCGTAGCGGCAAACACACCTCCCAGACAATTGACTATCAAGTTGCCTGATTTGGTTTCGCGATTAAGTTGGGGTGGTGTGTTTAGTGTTTCCGAGCTCGACGATGAAGGTAAAGCCGCTGCTATTGCCATGCGCGCCAAGATTCGCGGGTTTGAATTAACAGAAGAAGTCGCTAAGTATTTAGTTCATCATGCTAGCCGCAATATGTCTGACCTTTGTTTAATGTTAGAGCGTTTGGATAAGGCATCATTGATGGCTCAGCGCAAAGTCACAATCCCGTTCATCAAGCAGGAAATGGGGTGGTAG
- a CDS encoding two-component system response regulator, with protein MNVLVVDIVHFDRERICRALKNTPANVDKVAQFSEVVPRLKNQTYDVIIIGCSSDECQGISLLYELRSWPWDTAPAIVMVSRLEDVDLIQRCLHAGAQDYLFKSEISEKRLWFALANARTRYDIELKQLVDYKKVKHLSETDSLTGLNNRYMFEASLNAALANASRSSGHLEVLLIDLDNFKRINDTHGHDIGDEFLRRVTDNIRSCLRDGELLARLGGDEFALLLTGNEGQHSAARVSRRILDKLQYPITLQPAMGGQVSASIGISLYPEDGTSAEQLLKHADMAMYRAKKQGKNKFCYYTAEAQRRTVARVELENALKSSILDNSLELYFQPVFKQENKVLWGFESLLRWRRNEVLLLPDSFIHIAEETRLIRPIGKWIISSAVHQLKKWQVSFGTDVKMAINLSAVQLEDNHIVPFISSVISKYKIDPQCLEFEITETMLLDHSDHNIQKLQGISNLGCSIALDDFGTGFASISHLQRFPIDVVKIDRSLIPIDEHDEKNFFLSSGLTSMIRSLSLESVAEGVESEAQYECCKKLNVDRLQGFNLSPPLTHQQAGRLIHQLTSQPIMTQR; from the coding sequence ATGAATGTGCTGGTTGTCGATATTGTGCATTTTGATAGGGAGCGAATTTGTCGAGCCCTCAAAAACACTCCGGCAAATGTCGACAAAGTGGCTCAGTTCTCCGAAGTCGTTCCTCGTCTAAAAAACCAAACTTATGATGTCATCATTATTGGATGTTCGAGCGACGAATGCCAAGGGATTTCTCTTCTTTATGAGTTACGCTCTTGGCCATGGGATACCGCACCAGCCATTGTTATGGTGAGCCGTCTTGAAGATGTAGATCTTATCCAGCGTTGCTTGCATGCAGGGGCTCAAGATTACTTATTTAAATCTGAAATAAGTGAAAAGCGCTTATGGTTTGCGTTAGCTAATGCGCGCACCCGCTATGATATCGAATTAAAACAATTAGTTGATTATAAGAAGGTTAAGCACCTTTCTGAAACAGACTCGTTAACGGGTTTAAATAATCGCTACATGTTTGAGGCTTCTCTTAACGCGGCACTAGCTAATGCATCGCGAAGCTCTGGTCACCTTGAGGTTTTGCTCATTGATTTAGATAACTTCAAGCGTATCAATGATACTCATGGGCATGATATTGGTGACGAGTTTCTACGTCGAGTAACCGACAATATTCGGTCTTGCTTACGTGATGGTGAATTGTTAGCGCGTTTAGGGGGAGATGAGTTTGCGTTGCTGTTAACAGGTAATGAAGGGCAGCATAGCGCTGCTAGGGTTAGTCGTCGTATTCTAGATAAGCTGCAATACCCTATAACATTACAGCCGGCCATGGGGGGACAAGTGTCCGCTAGTATTGGTATATCGTTGTATCCTGAAGATGGCACAAGTGCCGAGCAGTTGCTTAAGCATGCCGATATGGCGATGTATCGGGCTAAAAAACAAGGGAAAAATAAGTTTTGTTACTATACTGCTGAGGCGCAAAGACGGACTGTCGCTAGGGTGGAGCTAGAGAATGCTTTAAAAAGCTCAATTCTCGATAATTCTTTAGAGTTATACTTTCAGCCAGTTTTCAAACAAGAGAACAAAGTGTTGTGGGGGTTTGAATCTCTGTTGAGGTGGCGACGAAATGAGGTACTCTTGCTACCGGATTCATTTATTCATATTGCAGAAGAGACGCGTTTAATTCGGCCTATAGGTAAATGGATCATTAGTTCGGCAGTCCATCAGCTAAAAAAATGGCAGGTTAGCTTTGGTACGGATGTCAAAATGGCTATCAATCTATCCGCTGTGCAGTTAGAAGATAATCATATTGTTCCTTTTATCTCTTCGGTTATCAGCAAATATAAAATTGATCCGCAGTGTCTAGAGTTTGAAATAACAGAAACCATGTTGTTAGATCATTCTGATCATAATATTCAAAAGCTGCAGGGCATAAGCAATTTAGGGTGCTCTATTGCGTTGGATGATTTTGGGACAGGGTTTGCGTCAATTTCGCACTTACAACGTTTTCCAATTGATGTCGTCAAAATTGATAGGTCCCTTATCCCTATTGATGAGCATGATGAAAAGAATTTTTTCTTATCATCGGGGTTAACGTCTATGATCCGCTCGCTTTCTCTTGAATCGGTTGCAGAGGGTGTCGAGAGTGAAGCGCAATATGAATGCTGTAAAAAGCTAAATGTAGATCGCTTACAAGGTTTTAATTTATCACCTCCATTAACCCATCAGCAGGCCGGACGGCTGATACATCAACTTACCTCACAGCCTATAATGACCCAAAGGTAA
- a CDS encoding PilZ domain-containing protein, with product MPRQYIRHPAQIPIQVEDASHTLECPAQTHNISLGGLACESRLAFSPGDRVEIVIPILQPAFSAQGHVMWCEKYIDHFLLGIGFDNLQQVYAIRMIEQVCHIEQYKQSIEKNGRAITTEEAALEWISKYAKEFPKLH from the coding sequence ATGCCACGCCAATACATAAGGCATCCGGCACAAATACCCATCCAAGTCGAAGATGCATCACACACATTAGAATGCCCAGCACAAACTCACAATATTAGCCTAGGCGGCTTGGCTTGTGAGTCTAGGTTGGCCTTCTCTCCCGGCGACCGTGTTGAGATTGTCATACCCATACTTCAACCCGCTTTTTCTGCTCAAGGCCATGTTATGTGGTGCGAGAAATATATAGATCACTTTCTTCTGGGTATAGGGTTTGACAACCTGCAACAAGTTTATGCCATACGCATGATCGAACAAGTGTGTCATATAGAGCAGTATAAACAATCCATAGAGAAAAACGGACGAGCCATCACTACCGAAGAAGCGGCTCTAGAATGGATCAGCAAATACGCTAAGGAATTTCCAAAACTACATTAA
- the purM gene encoding phosphoribosylformylglycinamidine cyclo-ligase: MSTGSDKKSLSYKDAGVDIDAGNALVDRIKGVAKRTARPEVMGGLGGFGALCEIPEGYKQPVLVSGTDGVGTKLRLAMELNKHDTIGIDLVGMCVNDLVVAGAEPLFFLDYYATGKLNVEMAADVVTGIGQGCELAGAALVGGETAEMPGMYEGDDYDLAGFCVGVVEKADIIDGSKVAAGDTLIALASSGPHSNGYSLIRKIIEVSDADLSQEVDGRPLRDALLEPTRIYVKPLLKLIKKSQVNALSHITGGGLLENIPRVLPADAKAVINTQSWTLPGVFQWLQSAGNVEPREMYRTFNCGVGMVIVVPASETDNALSILKDAGESAWVIGHIDNAQNGEEQVELSDSE, encoded by the coding sequence ATGTCTACTGGTTCCGACAAAAAATCCTTAAGTTATAAAGATGCCGGCGTTGATATCGATGCAGGTAATGCCTTGGTTGATCGCATTAAAGGGGTTGCTAAGCGTACGGCTCGCCCTGAAGTTATGGGCGGTTTAGGTGGCTTTGGAGCGCTCTGCGAAATTCCAGAGGGCTACAAGCAACCCGTTTTAGTATCCGGCACGGATGGCGTTGGGACGAAATTACGTCTTGCAATGGAGCTAAACAAACATGACACCATTGGTATTGACCTTGTTGGCATGTGCGTCAATGATCTAGTAGTAGCAGGTGCAGAACCTCTTTTCTTCCTTGACTATTACGCTACCGGCAAACTTAATGTTGAAATGGCAGCGGATGTCGTAACCGGTATTGGCCAAGGCTGCGAACTTGCCGGTGCGGCTTTGGTAGGCGGCGAAACAGCTGAAATGCCTGGCATGTACGAGGGTGACGATTACGACTTAGCAGGCTTCTGTGTTGGCGTCGTTGAAAAAGCCGACATTATTGACGGCTCAAAAGTTGCCGCAGGCGACACTTTAATTGCTTTAGCGTCTTCAGGGCCTCATTCCAATGGCTACTCTTTAATTCGCAAAATCATTGAAGTATCGGATGCAGACTTATCACAAGAAGTCGATGGTCGACCATTACGCGATGCGCTTTTAGAGCCCACACGTATTTATGTTAAACCATTACTTAAGCTGATCAAAAAATCACAAGTCAACGCACTTTCCCACATTACCGGCGGCGGACTGCTAGAAAACATACCTCGCGTACTACCCGCTGATGCCAAAGCTGTTATTAATACCCAGTCATGGACACTGCCAGGCGTATTCCAGTGGCTACAATCTGCAGGTAATGTTGAACCACGCGAAATGTATCGTACATTTAACTGTGGCGTTGGCATGGTAATCGTTGTTCCAGCAAGTGAAACAGACAACGCACTTAGCATTTTAAAAGATGCTGGCGAATCAGCATGGGTCATTGGCCATATCGATAATGCTCAAAATGGCGAAGAACAGGTAGAGCTGAGCGATTCGGAGTAA
- a CDS encoding C39 family peptidase: protein MWCLRKRVFSIFIGVICCLDHTFAKDELYFKSDTINGAIPIKSWKSLRDERLVKQNLDYSCGSASIATILSEFYGYPITEAEVLDLIGKQDKASFSDMSKALKEIGFKGVGYAASYEQLTKLKIPVIVYLSYRKDDHFSVLRGIDVNTVWLADSSLGNRTYSDSQFKEMWETRENTELAGKILAILPANIAAPSAIDFFTNQPQRQTSSAVNLQAIHYLP, encoded by the coding sequence ATGTGGTGTTTAAGAAAGAGAGTATTCAGTATTTTCATAGGTGTTATCTGTTGTTTAGACCACACGTTTGCGAAGGATGAACTGTATTTCAAAAGCGATACTATAAATGGTGCTATACCTATTAAAAGTTGGAAGTCTCTCAGGGATGAGCGCCTAGTAAAGCAGAATCTTGATTACTCCTGTGGCTCTGCATCAATAGCTACTATTTTAAGTGAGTTCTATGGTTACCCTATCACTGAAGCAGAAGTACTCGATTTAATCGGCAAGCAAGATAAAGCGTCATTTAGTGACATGTCAAAAGCACTCAAAGAAATAGGTTTTAAGGGAGTGGGTTATGCGGCATCTTATGAGCAGCTGACTAAGCTTAAAATCCCTGTAATTGTTTATTTGAGCTACCGTAAAGATGATCATTTTTCTGTATTGCGCGGTATTGATGTGAATACGGTTTGGCTGGCCGATTCTTCATTGGGTAATAGAACTTATAGTGATTCGCAGTTTAAGGAAATGTGGGAAACTCGAGAAAATACCGAATTGGCGGGTAAAATTTTAGCGATATTGCCAGCGAATATTGCAGCGCCATCCGCTATCGACTTTTTTACTAATCAACCCCAGCGGCAGACGTCGTCCGCTGTTAATCTGCAGGCTATTCATTATCTTCCGTAA
- a CDS encoding AI-2E family transporter: protein MSSVEVLLKTQRWFIITVAVISGVLLYLLGPILSPFLAGALLAYLTDPLADRLEAVGLKRTSAVVVVFVVMTTILSLFVLLLVPKLSAQVQTLIKLIPAIADMFESKVFPAIETYLGTQISFGGSESIKQLITTHWEQTGSIMAQVASGLTKSGLAVMGWLTNLLLIPVVTFYLLRDWDVMMAKIGRLLPRNLEPTVTSWATECDEVLAAFIKGQLLVMLMLGAIYALGLWAIGVDLALLIGLIAGLASIVPYMGTIVGIAVAAIAAYIQFNEPSILLWVALVFGIGQMLEGMVLTPLLVGDKIGLHPVAVIFAIMAGGQLFGFVGVLIALPVAAVIMVFLRHLHDGYKNSHLYGSETPRPIAEDEPSDTQEFETDEQR from the coding sequence ATGAGCTCAGTGGAAGTGCTATTGAAAACTCAGCGGTGGTTCATCATCACGGTTGCTGTGATTTCAGGGGTTTTGTTGTATTTATTAGGGCCTATATTATCTCCGTTTCTGGCTGGCGCACTCTTGGCGTATTTGACGGATCCTTTAGCCGATCGCCTTGAAGCGGTAGGCCTAAAACGGACCTCAGCTGTTGTGGTTGTGTTTGTCGTCATGACAACCATTTTGAGTTTGTTTGTGTTGTTGCTGGTGCCGAAGTTGAGCGCTCAAGTTCAGACCCTTATAAAATTAATACCGGCGATTGCTGATATGTTTGAGAGCAAGGTGTTCCCTGCAATTGAAACATATCTTGGCACCCAGATTAGTTTTGGAGGAAGTGAGTCCATTAAACAGCTGATTACCACTCATTGGGAGCAAACCGGAAGCATAATGGCTCAGGTGGCCTCTGGGCTTACAAAGTCTGGTTTGGCGGTAATGGGCTGGCTAACAAATTTACTGTTAATCCCTGTCGTTACTTTCTATTTATTACGTGATTGGGACGTCATGATGGCTAAGATAGGCCGTCTGTTGCCTCGTAACTTAGAGCCAACAGTTACCTCATGGGCAACTGAGTGTGATGAGGTCCTGGCTGCGTTTATAAAAGGCCAGTTGCTCGTTATGTTGATGCTGGGGGCTATTTATGCACTGGGTCTGTGGGCAATAGGCGTTGATTTAGCGCTACTAATTGGGTTAATTGCAGGGTTGGCTAGCATTGTTCCCTACATGGGGACAATTGTAGGTATCGCAGTAGCGGCTATTGCTGCTTATATACAATTTAATGAGCCATCCATACTGTTGTGGGTAGCATTGGTGTTTGGAATAGGCCAAATGTTAGAAGGCATGGTGCTTACTCCTTTACTGGTTGGTGATAAAATAGGTTTGCATCCGGTTGCGGTAATTTTTGCCATTATGGCCGGTGGTCAGTTATTTGGTTTTGTTGGTGTTCTTATAGCACTACCCGTTGCGGCCGTAATTATGGTATTTTTGCGCCATCTTCATGATGGGTATAAAAATAGCCATCTTTATGGTTCAGAAACTCCCCGGCCTATCGCTGAGGATGAGCCATCCGACACACAGGAATTTGAGACAGATGAACAGCGCTAA